The Populus trichocarpa isolate Nisqually-1 chromosome 2, P.trichocarpa_v4.1, whole genome shotgun sequence genome has a window encoding:
- the LOC7467865 gene encoding amino acid permease 3, with translation MGENTSAENQLPHQVFSVSIDTNPRSGSEWFDDDGRPKRTGTVWTASAHIITAVIGSGVLSLAWAIGQLGWIAGPAVMLLFSLVTYYTSTLLSACYRSGDPITGKRNYTYMDVVRANLGDVKVKICGFVLYLNPFGVATGYTIASSISMMAIKRSNCFHKSGGKNPCRMNANPYMIGFGITEILLSQIPGFDQLHWLSLVAAVMSFTYASIGLGLGIGKVIENGKISGSLTGISIGTVTQTQKIWISFQALGNIAFAYSFSMILVEIQDTIKSPPSEAKTMKKATLISVVVTTLFYMFCGCFGYAAFGDLSPGNLLTGFGFYNPYWLLDIANAAIVIHLVGAYQVSCQPLYAFIEKEAAQRFPDSEFITKDINIPIPGFRPYNLNLFRMIWRTLFVVLTTVISMLLPFFNDIVGLLGALGFWPLTVYFPVEMYIVQKKIPKWSTRWLCLQILSVACLIITIAAAAGSVAGIVGDLKSIKPFQTSY, from the exons ATGGGTGAGAACACATCCGCAGAGAACCAACTCCCTCACCAGGTTTTCAGCGTCTCAATTGACACCAATCCACGAAGTGGCTCCGAGTGGTTTGATGATGATGGCCGCCCCAAACGAACTG GAACTGTGTGGACTGCAAGTGCTCACATCATAACAGCTGTTATTGGGTCTGGAGTTCTCTCCTTGGCTTGGGCTATTGGTCAGCTTGGATGGATTGCTGGACCAGCTGTGATGCTTTTGTTCTCGCTTGTCACTTACTATACTTCGACTCTGCTCTCCGCCTGCTACCGCTCTGGTGATCCTATTACCGGCAAGAGAAACTACACCTACATGGATGTTGTTCGGGCCAATCTTG GTGATGTTAAGGTCAAGATATGTGGATTTGTTCTGTACCTGAATCCTTTTGGAGTTGCCACTGGCTACACAATTGCATCATCTATAAGCATGAT GGCAATAAAGAGGTCAAATTGTTTTCACAAGAGTGGTGGAAAAAATCCATGCCGTATGAATGCCAATCCATATATGATAGGGTTTGGTATAACTGAGATACTTTTGTCTCAAATTCCTGGATTTGATCAGTTACACTGGCTCTCTCTTGTCGCTGCAGTCATGTCCTTCACTTACGCATCAATTGGTCTAGGTCTTGGCATTGGTAAAGTTATAGAAAATGGAAAAATTAGTGGAAGTCTAACTGGAATAAGCATTGGCACTGTGACTCAAACCCAAAAGATATGGATTAGCTTCCAAGCACTCGGTAACATTGCTTTTGCCTATTCTTTCTCCATGATCCTCGTTGAAATTCAG GACACAATCAAATCCCCACCATCAGAAGCCAAGACAATGAAGAAGGCAACTCTAATAAGTGTTGTAGTCACAACCCTTTTCTACATGTTCTGTGGCTGCTTTGGCTATGCTGCTTTTGGGGACTTGTCCCCTGGAAACCTCCTTACTGGATTTGGCTTTTATAACCCATACTGGCTTCTTGATATTGCCAATGCTGCCATAGTGATTCACCTTGTTGGCGCATACCAGGTCTCCTGCCAACCTCTCTATGCTTTCATCGAAAAAGAAGCAGCTCAAAGATTTCCAGATAGTGAATTCATTACGAAAGACATCAATATCCCGATTCCTGGTTTCCGCCCCTACAATCTCAATCTCTTTAGAATGATTTGGAGGACCCTCTTTGTGGTCCTCACCACTGTGATTTCAATGCTCCTTCCCTTCTTTAATGACATAGTTGGTTTACTTGGGGCTTTGGGATTTTGGCCATTGACGGTTTACTTCCCTGTGGAGATGTATATTGTACAAAAGAAGATACCAAAGTGGAGCACAAGATGGCTCTGCCTGCAGATCCTAAGTGTTGCTTGCCTCATTATCACTATAGCTGCCGCTGCTGGCTCTGTTGCTGGAATTGTCGGCGATCTCAAGTCGATCAAACCCTTCCAGACCAGTTACTAA
- the LOC18096202 gene encoding uncharacterized protein LOC18096202 produces MVVTKLFFKGKLLRIALSTNKKLTPLTYSLRAPHLNSHLLTLPRVHVSVAQLFHTTSTLPPPISSSSIILTSKLKTLEAHWTSETMKPLKFLNLLLHFSLALFHATVAHEPPSGTSIIFATLGRLDYDFDIFTLPTGDPPTKTNELRITDGESVNFNGHFPSPSSSLLSLLTNKTLINPPGQQNPSPLNLIYVTERGGSSNIFYDAVYVDIPRSARSRSALEIPKRVQVPLLDGKGGISMKDKPTVSGDYLVYVSTHENPGEPRTSWAAVYATELTTGLTRRLTPHGIADFSPAVSPSGVYTAVASYGERGWSGEVEELSTDIYIFLTRDGTNRVKVVEHGGWPSWVDESTLYFHRRSVEDNWISVYKATLPNHGPISIESVIVERVTPPGLHAFTPATSPGNKKFIAVATRRPNSDYRHVELFDLVKNEFIQLTRLVSPQTHHLNPFISPDSARVGYHRCRGATSDKKSTHLLLENVKSPVHDISLFRIDGSFPSFSPGGDRIAYVDFPGLYVVDRDGSNRRQVFTGMAFSTAWNPARKGVVYTSAGPTFASESTEVDIISINVDDDLGQINSFKKLTSNGENNAFPAVSPDGKWVVFRSGRSGHKNLYIMDASEGENGGLYRLTEGPWSDTMCNWSPDGEWIAFASDRENPGSGSFELFLIHPNGTGLRKLVQSGSAGRANHPYFSPDGNSIVFTSDYGGISAEPISNPHHYQPYGEIFTVKLDGSDLKRLTHNSYEDGTPAWGPTYIKPEDVEWPGHGPQCSFEECHWLNKMPVLGDWAAPWDSTKPQCSSASP; encoded by the exons ATGGTAGTTACAAAACTGTTTTTCAAAGGAAAACTACTCAGAATAGCCCTGTCAACCAATAAA AAATTGACTCCCCTTACGTATTCATTGCGGGCCCCACATCTCAACTCACATCTCCTCACTTTGCCACGTGTGCATGTTTCCGTGGCCCAGCTATTCCACACCACGTCAACTCTTCCACCACCaatctcatcttcttctattATCCTCACCTCAAAGCTCAAAACACTCGAAGCTCACTGGACAAGTGAAACAATGAAACCCCTAAAATTTCTGAACCTTCTCCTTCATTTTTCGCTAGCCCTATTCCATGCGACGGTAGCCCATGAACCTCCTAGTGGAACCAGCATCATCTTTGCCACACTTGGCAGATTAGATTATGACTTTGACATATTTACCCTGCCAACCGGGGACCCGCCTACAAAAACCAACGAACTCCGAATTACAGATGGCGAGTCAGTAAACTTCAACGGCCACTTCCCTTCTCCATcttcctctctcctctctcttttaacCAACAAAACCCTAATAAACCCCCCTGGCCAACAAAACCCATCCCCCCTGAACCTCATCTACGTCACAGAACGCGGTGGATCGTCAAATATCTTCTACGATGCGGTTTATGTCGATATTCCGCGAAGCGCCCGATCAAGGTCAGCCCTTGAAATTCCTAAACGTGTACAAGTTCCTTTATTGGATGGAAAAGGTGGAATTTCGATGAAGGATAAGCCCACTGTGAGCGGAGATTATTTAGTATACGTGTCAACACATGAAAATCCAGGCGAGCCAAGGACGAGTTGGGCTGCAGTGTACGCAACCGAGTTAACAACCGGGTTGACTCGGCGACTCACACCACATGGAATTGCCGATTTTAGCCCTGCAGTCTCTCCTTCTGGCGTTTACACAGCTGTCGCTTCTTATGGAGAGAGAGGATGGAGCGGTGAAGTGGAGGAACTCAGCACAGACATCTATATATTCTTGACTCGTGATGGGACTAACCGAGTTAAGGTGGTCGAACACGGAGGTTGGCCGAGCTGGGTCGACGAGTCCACCTTGTACTTCCACAGAAGAAGCGTAGAGGATAACTGGATAAGTGTTTATAAGGCGACTTTACCGAATCATGGACCGATCTCGATTGAGTCAGTGATCGTCGAGCGAGTTACACCACCTGGTCTTCACGCGTTCACCCCAGCTACTTCTCCAGGTAACAAGAAGTTTATAGCAGTAGCCACGAGAAGACCTAACTCGGATTATCGCCATGTAGAGCTATTTGACCTGGTTAAGAACGAGTTTATCCAGTTGACTCGGTTAGTATCTCCCCAAACTCACCACTTGAACCCGTTTATCTCACCCGACTCAGCCCGAGTTGGTTACCACAGATGTAGAGGTGCTACCAGTGATAAAAAGAGCACCCACTTGTTACTGGAGAATGTCAAGAGCCCTGTACATGACATTTCGCTTTTCAGAATTGACGGGTCGTTTCCTTCCTTCTCACCCGGGGGTGACCGTATTGCTTACGTTGATTTTCCGGGTTTGTATGTTGTGGACCGGGACGGTTCGAACCGGCGACAGGTTTTTACTGGGATGGCATTCTCGACCGCTTGGAACCCGGCTCGTAAAGGTGTTGTCTACACAAGTGCTGGACCCACTTTTGCCAGTGAGAGTACCGAGGTAGATATAATCTCCattaatgttgatgatgatttggggcaaattaatagttttaaaaagttGACCTCTAATGGTGAAAACAATGCATTTCCTGCGGTTTCACCCGATGGGAAATGGGTAGTGTTTCGGTCCGGTCGGTCCGGTCATAAGAACTTATATATAATGGATGCTTCGGAAGGGGAGAACGGTGGGCTCTATAGGTTGACAGAGGGTCCATGGAGCGACACCATGTGTAATTGGTCACCAGATGGCGAATGGATTGCTTTTGCATCCGACCGGGAGAACCCAGGTTCAGGaagttttgagttgtttttgatCCATCCGAATGGAACTGGTTTGAGGAAGTTGGTTCAAAGTGGGTCGGCTGGGCGGGCTAACCACCCTTATTTTAGCCCCGATGGAAATAGTATTGTGTTTACCTCAGATTATGGGGGCATATCAGCTGAGCCAATCTCAAACCCCCATCATTATCAGCCTTATGGAGAGATCTTCACGGTTAAATTGGATGGCTCTGATTTGAAGAGGTTGACACATAATTCGTACGAGGATGGAACCCCTGCATGGGGGCCTACATATATCAAGCCTGAGGATGTGGAGTGGCCAGGTCACGGACCACAGTGCTCCTTTGAGGAGTGCCACTGGCTCAATAAAATGCCAGTTCTTGGTGATTGGGCTGCACCGTGGGACTCAACCAAGCCTCAATGTAGCAGTGCTAGCCCATAA